aattattttcatttaatttgttttaaattcaacacggaatttgttgtattttagcagtaTACTAAAATCAGCAGAAATTAGTACATtataatatctgtttatttatcgcaagtagTATCGTTATGGAGATATTTAACAACCTAATCGCATAgcttcctcatattgtgcagccctaatggaCAATAAATCCTAAACGCGTATCCCGGAGTGGAAGTAGATAATTCAGATAGCGCGTGGCACAGGTGGTGAGCGTTCCCTGACGCAGCGGTTTATGGAGGTTTCAAAGAAGTTGCTGCATCTATCATTCATGCTGTCCCTAGGCTGCCTTCACTCGCAGCCCTCTCGTTTTattcacagtatttatttttccttgCAGCGCATCGTTCTCTACATCCATGCAGCCCTCTCGCAGAGTGCAGTCCGGTTATTATGACGTAATTAAGTGTTGACTACTCCGACTGCGGCACCAAATCAAACCGTTACCTCGTACACTTCAGTCAGAGGTGCTTGTTGAGGATGTGATCCGCGTGCAAAAAGAAGCTATGAAAATAGATAATAACGAGCGCAAGAAACGGAGCGGCAAACCACCACTCATGTTTATGAATCAAACGTTTTCTTGTTGCTCCTCAGCAGCAGCCACTAGTCCAGTTCGCTGCTGAGTGATAATGAAGAGCCAAGCACGGCAAACAAGCGATGAGCCCATAACTCATAACAAAGTGCGGCCAGGTAGAATTGCTGGATTGCCCTAATGTGGGACACACCTAAGCTTCCCTAAACTAATGAATGCCAGTGAAAACTATTGGAAAGCAAAGTTGCAGTGTCATGTGATCAAAATCACGACCGATATTTAAGTTCAAGGGACATTTTTATGGCGGTtttaaggttgtgtgtgtgtgtgtgtgtgtgtgtgtgtgtgtgNNNNNNNNNNtgtgtgtgtgtgtgtgtgtgtgtgtgtgtgtgtgtgaagggatCAGGGAGTCTTAAAGAAAATAGCAGAAATAGCAACTCAATAAGGCCCTtccattttattccattttattcCATGACTATAGTGTTGACGTTAATAAAATTTATTTCAGATCACAATGGCATAGGcgtgaaagacaaagagagatcgtcagacacacagagagaggcaAGCGAAGGATAAGACAGGGGAATGAATTCAGTGGAAGCAGGACAGGATGAAAGGAGCAATAGAGGATTGCAGGCAGGTAATTGACAATGGTTGGGTCCCTAACGTGAAACTGCTGGCTAGGGCATGGAACTACCCTTATTGAGGAAGTTTTACAACAGTCATGAATGACAGTGCACCATGGTTTAGGCCTTTTAACATAGACTTTACAGTGTCTCACATTAGGAAGCTGCACATTTTTTCAGACAGTTTGCAGACAGCACTGATATCTGTataatttcttttatgaatGTGGTATCTGCATTTTCTCTTTTGATTTGATTAAGACACCCCCTGAGGGTTTCAAAATGGTATTGGGTGTGGATTTAATGTGTTATCTTCACATCGTAAAATACTACAGAAGTCCGAAAAGCAAAAAATGTCCCACATTAGGGCAATCTACCCTAATTAACGATGCCAGATGATTTGGCACGACATTAATAAAACCGCCTAGACTTGGTCAGAAAGCTTTGTAAAAGAAGAGATTTCTGCAGAGAATTATGACAATTCATAAAATTGATTTAGCGTCAGAAGCAGAGCCAGGACTCAGTGGTGTACAAGGGAGAGCTGCTGTCAGTGTGGAAGGGACATCTATGCTGTTGTACCACAGTGTGTGAACAAGCAAACATGATCAGAGTAGAACTTTGCAATATAACCACATTCTATGCCTAAATGTTACTAGTGACTTATTAAGCCTTTTATCCTTAAAGTAGGATAGTAAATATACAAAGCCCACTTACTTTCAATAGGAGGAAAGTAACATGACATGTTATACAAAGGAAAAACTGTATGATGTTGTCAGTAGAAAGTccaatacattttactttattctttatgcctatttattcttttatttcattataaGGTTTGGATATCTGTGAACACTTGTTTGCACAGAAAATAGATTTTAATATTATAGAACATCATTGGGTTGTAAATACGTTAACTGTTTTACATTGTGAAGCAACACTTACTGTGTTTGCGGTTAATTGGAAATGgtgatattttacaaaaatacactgaaTTACAAGGCTGTAGAGAACAGTGCGCTATTGCAGACCTATATTCTAaggtttacattattttaatattgtcaTTGTCAAGTAAAGCGGGCCGGTCTAAGGAATGAAACACCAGGGCTGAACAGGAGTCCCACTCCGGCCCTGTTGAGGATATAGACTTTTCTAACAACCGGAGGAGGAGATTTCCTTatacaaatattattttaaaacattaccCATAGTCTGCTTCAAAGGCTGGTGCTGATGGTCTTTTTTGAATCAATACCTGTAAATGTGACTGTTTAGGCAAAACAAtgaagttaaatctaaatgaaaCAAAGCTATAGACTTTGGAAAGCTCTCTCTAGGGCCACAGAACATAACTGCAAACTGATGTCTCATGTAAAATCTATGGACCATTTTTATTGTAGGCCTACTAATGACATgtagaatttattttaattttgcattagagattaaaaaaaatatataaatagagAAACATCctcagtgggggaaaaaaatcattgaaataCCACGGTGTCATTTCTGTTTGAAGGTGAACTTTCCCTCTAGGTGCTGACAGAGCCAGAAAGCAGAGAGGAAACTAAAAGTACGACGGTCTCAAAAAAGCGCGTGATTTATGACATCAACTCTGACAAGTCAGTCAACTTCATTTGATAGTTCACTTGTGCATGGAAAAGCTGCTGCTTATTCCTGAAGCTTACACCTTTAGAAGCACTGTTTGGCTGTGAAAGACGCGTTGTTTCAGTACTTACATTCGTTAATAAAGGTGTAGTTTCGTTTCCTTCGGTGTCCCCGGCGCCACATTTATGATATAAGTCAGCGGTTTCATTAACATTGATGCTCATTTTCTACTCTGGAAAACTCAGGACACAAGCTACAAGTAACAAACTCTCTCTGCCTCGTCCAAGTGCAAAATAAAGTTATGAAATCATATTCTCTTAAATCACGTTTAAACTCCACTCTTATCTAGTTGTCTGATGCTGACTGTTGTTGTTTATCACTCACATCACGTGCCTTTCTTTTCCGTCGCATTTGGAACGTCAGGAGACCGCCCAATCAGAAAGCGACTCTCCGCTCGTTTGACCAATCACCAGCCGACTCTGGTCGACCACTGATGACGCAATTCAAGCATGCCTGAAAGCGGAGAATGTTGAGGTGAGCTCTGAATGTGAAATTTCTCATACATAATTGCGTAattagcatttatttaaactaaagTCGTTACGTttagttaaataaaacactcagTTTACAGTTATGAtgtgttttataacttttctGCTTCGTAACCCAACGTCTTTGTCATTTTAGGCTTTTCTTCAGAGTATTTACGTCTATACTAAGTGAAAGAAACCTAAAGGCTGCCGCTGTGCACCGGAGCTTCTGCTCTGCAGCCTCCTTGCCAGCCTCAGTTTGTTCTGGCTTTGCTGTGAAGACCCTAATGGAGCCTAAACTGTACCGACCTCCTCCAGAGGTCCGAGGTATGACCTCTCTGGACAAAGAGGCCTTCACACAGACCATTACTGTTCCAGCTCTACGGGTGCCAACTGGGGTCTTAAACAAAGTGGTAAAGAGCTTAAGAAAGGCGACCATCCAGCGCCCAGGGGTGCCCAGAGTGGTGCAAGATAAAGAGGAGAGCAGTGACTTTCGTTTAGTCCTGTTGGACCCCCACAGAGTGTCCTCACCTAGCTTCTTCAGTGAAGCTGAAGCCGAAGCTCTGAGGTCCTTCAGTGTTGCTGAGGAGCTGCAGTACTATGAGCTGCGGCTTACCTATCACAACCTGAAGAGTGAAGAAGTGCTGGAGGCTGTGCTCCCTCAGGGCCAGGACGTGACCTCTGGGTTCAGCCGGGTGGGACACATCGCACACATGAACCTGAGGGACCACCAGCTCCCATACAAGAACCTCATAGGTGAGACAGATGTTGGAAGATTCCCTCATTCTGTGCTGTCTAACATATAGCTCCAAAATCTGCCAGTTTTGGTCTGAAACACTTTTTATTAGGTGTTTCAAAAACCTTCTTGTACTTTACATGTAAAgtatacaatttgtttttattttcattgctaACTAGGTGGCTGCTTCTATTGTAGGTCAAGTCATTATGGACAAAAACCCTGGTGTTACTTGTGTGGTCAATAAGACAAACATTATTGACTCCACTTACCGCAACTTCAAGATGGAGGTGATGGCTGGAGAGGAGAACATGGTCGCCAAAGTAGGTTAAATCACAAATGTGCTATTATTTCATGTTAATGATTTACATGTACTGCGTAGCAGCACTATCCATTTATCCATTCATTCTCAGATATAATCAGATCATTGGCTGATGGTTGGTGACATCATCTTTGTGCTGCAGGTGAAAGAAAACGGGGTGACATACGAGTTTGATTTTTCTCGTGTATACTGGAATCCCCGGCTGAGCACAGAGCACCAGCGTGTAGTGCAGCTTGTGAAACGTGGTGACactgtgtttgatgtgtttgctgGTGTTGGACCCTTCGCCATCCCGGCTGCCCGCTCGGGGGCCAACGTGTTGGCCAATGATCTCAACCCAGAATCCCACCGATGGCTGCAGCACAACTGCAAACTCAacaaggtggaaaaaaaagtcagaacctTTAACTTGGATGGCAGAGCGTTCATCCAGGGGCCTGTGAAGCAGGAGCTGCCTGTGTTGCTGAAGGGAAAACCCAGTGTCCATGTAGTGATGAACCTGCCTGCTTTGGCTCTGGAGTTCCTGGATGCATTCAGAGGCCTCTTGCACCAGGAGACTTCCTGTGATGAGAACCTACCAACAGTGCACTGCTACGGCTTCTCTAAAGATGACCAACCTGAGACGGATGTGGTGGAGAGGGCTTCCCGCAGCCTCGGCTTCCCCCTGAAGGACCAGTGTTCTGTCCATTTTGTGCGTAATGTAGCACCCAACAAAGATATGATGTGTGTGAGTTTCACAATCCCTAAAGAGGTCCTCTTCAGCGCTGATTATGAACAAACAGGTCAGTTCTTAGACTCAAttttaacctgtttttttttttttctgcttaatttttgtgtattatattttcctactttgaaatcaattaatcaatcaacaaAAAGACAACTATTTTGATTGGGTaatttttcaagaaaaaaaaaaagccaaaaattaTGTttcaagcttctcaaatgtgaacaatattttgttttccaTCTTGCATGAAAGTAGACTGAAGCTCTTTGagttttcaacattttactATAATAATACCAAGGCACATTCGTTGTATATGAATACCTACTTGGCAAAAGACCTGTTTCTGTTTAACAATAATAAGCAGATTAATTGTGATGAATATACTCTTTATTAGCAGCCATAACTTAGAAGTAGAGCCACAAAGATCAAtaaattagttgtcaactaacAAATTAAACGGCAACTatttttgataatcgattaatcagtTATGATGATGTAAAAATGATTTGATTCCAACTTCTTAAAcagaatattttctagtttcttcattCCTCTATGACAGTGAACAGAATATCTTTAAGTTTTGCACAAACAAGACATCTGAGGACATCATCTTGGGCTTAAGAGAATACTATTTTCTAtagttttctgacattttatagaccaaactaCTACTAGgaaattgattaatcaagaaaataattagaTTAATCAATGATAAATATACTATTTATTTGCAGCCCTAACTTAGAGGATTCACGCTGTCACTGTTGTTGTATTTGCtaggtacagtatgtgtatgtttgaatGTAATGCACAATGGCACTACATTAAGACTATTGTCCAACTTGGAGGACAATAACTTTGTACTCAATGAAATTCTAAATAGATTTTGTTCATCCACAGAGCCTTCAGTAGAACCAGCTCCAAAGAGACAGAAGTGTGAAGATTCAACAGATTCAACATAATCATATCGACCTGTCTCTATAAGGAAACATTAGAGTTGAGAATTTTGAAGAGTTCTTTTTTTTNNNNNNNNNNttttttttttaacaaactgagTTTAACTGATGATTTTCTAACAGATGACCATCTTGTCATAAGAAATAATAGCTCAACTTTGCTTGGTCATACGTCTTAAGTTgttatcttttaaataaaaaaaaaaatcattgaaagCTTTTCAGTGGTcgttgtgtttatttaaatacaaaattaactaaaaaaaaacttctacattttgtttgttcaaaaaacacattgtttaaaagaaaaaaagaaatggaaaaaaagtcacatacaCCTTGACTAAAAATcggccagtgcaaccatttacCACAGCAGCTGTTGCTCTCTCTGTAGCAGTGTGGCTTTTATTGTCCTTTCAGTCACATTTCTAAACAGTGGCTGTTTTAGCTCTGATGTGCTCAACGTTTCAGAGGGAACAGCCCACTGAAAGCATCCTGAAGAGCTCGATGACATGCCAAAGCTGAGGTGTATCCTCCAGCTGTGTCCTGAGGCATGGCAGCCCGCACGTGGTTCAGATACCTGAGAACACACAGAGAGCTTTGGTCAGTAACAGCAGTGATGTATTTTGTAAATACAGTGACTGACTGGCAGCCTGAGAGCTGCTTTCAAATAGTAGTTCatgtgagtgtaacttgagtgtacgcTCATTCTTCATTAAATCCACACTTGAAGTTATTTTTCTGGCTCTCTGCGACCCTTTGGCCCTTTGATGAGATCAACGAAGACAGACGTACCCATACACTTACACTGGAACACCTTGTGCCTAAAAGCCTCTCCAACATGGTGCTATTAAAGTATTATgggtgtcttttattttttaagtgctTACAGATGTAGCCTGCCAAAGCCCCTTTTCAAGTTCTTAAGCAAAGCCAAAAGTCActgtttattttcacatttgtgcacagacagaaaaacagttgAGCTGTTAATTTCGTCTCCACATCTTGTCACCACGGTGATGGACGCCCCTCTACTtatgagttgtgtgtgtatgggggggtTGACCTGTGTCCCTAACCACCCTAATCCTTCCTTCATGGTGTTTTGTGCCGTCATTGGGGGAGAAACCTGCATACTGGTTGCATCTTGACtacaaaactaaaaaagcaAAAGTCCTCCAGCAACCGAGACAACACGTAGCCTTGCCTGTCAATACTGTCTACCCCTACACCCCCCACCCTGCAGAAATCAGAGTCCTGGCAGAGAGGGTAAAGCCCTCACACGAGTCTGGCTTTGTGGCCCCTGTTCCTGTGAGCAGGAGAAAACTTCAAAGTGAAACGGGAATCAAGAACACAGACAGCCCTCTGTGATTTCTGTGCCCATTCAAGCTGCTTTACAGAGTAACCTAACACCTGTGGGGAGgctcagagagacagaaagttgatgtgtgtgtgtgtgtgtgtgtgtgtgtgtgNNNNNNNNNNtgtgtttgtgtgtgtgtgtgtgtgtgtgtgtgtgcgcataagAGATGGACAGGGAGAAAAGGGTGTTAGACTACACACTGAATAGataattgttttgctttggtgttttataATTGTGCAAGGTGCTTTGCTCGTAACGCAATAAAACCTTCCctgaaaataaaagttaaaacatatTCGCTAGCACAACTGGGACATaaacacaaactcaaacattcaTGAATATGACACAAGATGACCTTGTCATGTCTTACAATAGACAGTAAAAGTGAGAGGAAGAGCAGCAAGAGATGTCAATCAACACACAAAGGCCACTCATCGCCCACTAGAGAAGCAACACACAAGTTCAAAACAGGAGGCCCAGTGATTAATAATAACTTCATTAGGCCCAAGCTGCTGTAGCCTGCCCTTCAGAGCACTTGAGGGAGGTCTTCTCATATGGCTTCCTGCATCAGATGAGTGCTATCTATTGATTATATTGTACTGGGCCTTTTTAATGGTGAAAAAAGTGGGCTATTTACAGCTCGGCTAAGTCTGCTCTTCCTGCTAATCTAATCCCCAAGCTACTCATGTGGTCATTCCTTCCAAGAAAGCTGAGAGCTCTGTGTAACTTTATACCTGCCTGCCcctaaggagagagagagagaaagcaaaaagagaacatgaaggagagggaggaggagggtgagtGGTGGGAAGTAGATGGAGGAGGTGAAATCACCTTTGGGTATCATCATCACAAACCCTCTTCTCTTAAACCAACCCTGTCTGCCCTCTGCTCACCCCTAACACCCAAGGTTAGTTCAGTTCTGCTCCATTAACTCAGCGGCCGTATCTGCATCTTCCTGTAAAGGCCCGCggcatacatgtacatacaaaTGACCGGCTATAGAAGAAGCTGAAAGATGAACTAGACTCTTTTCACATGACTGTACTTGACAACGCAGAAACATTAAGAGTTTCATGTTGTTACACCTAAGACATGTAACAACATGAAATGCAGCACACTTACCTACAAAAACCGGCAGTCTCTTTACACTGCTTTCAATCATAAAACGagatagaacacacacacacacacacacacacaNNNNNNNNNNcacacacacacacacgcacacgcacacgcacacaacccCCCCCGAAACAGACGCTTCAAGACCCTCTGACGCTACTGTTTCAGTATGCACTCAGTCTCCGCCCACTCCCACCCTGTCACCCCCtccatcccctctctctccgtTTCTCTCTGAGGACTGGACTGCCTTTTGTTCACAGGGCCCTGAAACCCAAGCCGTGTCGGCCGGTAACATCTTTCACTCTCCGGGCCCCACTGGAGCATTAGCTGCAACTCGAGATGGGTCTTTTCAAAGCCTCGTATTATTGGGTAAATATGGGTCACTTTGGACTGGCCCATTATGTCGCTTGGGGGGAGTGGGAAAAGACGAGTGCAGGTGATGAAGACAACTGAATGACACAGTATGACAGTGTGCGTGTCAGACTGCAATTGCCAAAAGGGAATATGACAGGGGGTTTCCAttatacacacactcaaaagACTGATGTATGTTTGGCCAGATGTTTTCTCAGATGAACATCTTAGCATGAGTGtcaaatttagatttatttttctgtattcTCAAAAGCATAATAGTTGATAAAGTGCATTATTTTGAACCTCTACTCACACCATCTGTTGTAACCACTTTCTTTCAAAAAGCCATGTGGATTAAAATTGTTCAGAGCCAACAGCATTTTTCCACTTGTGTCTGGAACTCTGAATACCTGCGCAATGTCTCCTGCTAATGCTAATAACGGTCAGAGATTTTCCGGACGGGACCCCGAAAGTATTATCCTATCCGGCTGCCTGGAAAACACCGCACAGGCCCATCTCTAATTCAAAGTGAAAAGATAAGTGGCGTAATGTTCCGGCGGGGTTCTGCGTGATTTCCAGCTGAGAATGTGTGGCTCCTCTTTGTATTTGGATTGACGATGCTGCCGCGGAACGGAGGGTGTTTGGGTTCCTCTGGGAAATAGCTGTGAGGTTGGGACTCCAGAGGGAAAACAGCCGATATCAGATGGAGGTGCAGGCTGCGTTGGGCCTCTTGTCTAGACTCCATGTGTTGGCGGGAATTGGATTAAGAAGAGCTGTGGAAGCCCAGGCTtgatggaaaagaaaaagaggccaGTAATGCTACAATGGCTTTTTTAGCAAGCAGACACTTAGTCAACATGCAAACGGCAGAGCAGACCCACGGGACAATGGAGCAATCTGAATCACTCTTAAACAAAGCTAACTGTAGAAAAACTGTATGTGGTTTGGCTGCTTTCTAAAGCCTAACAGTCCAAAGATGCTTACTCTGGCtcaatggaagtacatttccgttttctgtgtgttgccgttctcaaaatcGGTTTGCTTCAGGAAACAACAAAGCTTGAGCAAGCAAGCTACACACTGaaaagttttgaagaaaatatgGATTGCGCAATAAGATGTTATAATATATAGCCAAATATGCTTACGgtatttactatctaactgggacgttatggGACTGATTGGTGGAGAATGCTATGAAAGAAGTACACATGGCAATAGCCAGCTAATTTAACtggctcatgttactgtattgcgttaacagttaa
Above is a genomic segment from Etheostoma spectabile isolate EspeVRDwgs_2016 chromosome 20, UIUC_Espe_1.0, whole genome shotgun sequence containing:
- the trmt5 gene encoding tRNA (guanine(37)-N(1))-methyltransferase; this encodes MLRLFFRVFTSILSERNLKAAAVHRSFCSAASLPASVCSGFAVKTLMEPKLYRPPPEVRGMTSLDKEAFTQTITVPALRVPTGVLNKVVKSLRKATIQRPGVPRVVQDKEESSDFRLVLLDPHRVSSPSFFSEAEAEALRSFSVAEELQYYELRLTYHNLKSEEVLEAVLPQGQDVTSGFSRVGHIAHMNLRDHQLPYKNLIGQVIMDKNPGVTCVVNKTNIIDSTYRNFKMEVMAGEENMVAKVKENGVTYEFDFSRVYWNPRLSTEHQRVVQLVKRGDTVFDVFAGVGPFAIPAARSGANVLANDLNPESHRWLQHNCKLNKVEKKVRTFNLDGRAFIQGPVKQELPVLLKGKPSVHVVMNLPALALEFLDAFRGLLHQETSCDENLPTVHCYGFSKDDQPETDVVERASRSLGFPLKDQCSVHFVRNVAPNKDMMCVSFTIPKEVLFSADYEQTEPSVEPAPKRQKCEDSTDST